In the Hordeum vulgare subsp. vulgare chromosome 7H, MorexV3_pseudomolecules_assembly, whole genome shotgun sequence genome, one interval contains:
- the LOC123411925 gene encoding uncharacterized protein LOC123411925 codes for MDSIVNQGWTSSEVEEAWSLIASLNTKKIVYDDNDDKNKKHNYIVNSLHALFPSKTMKQVTDLYVNLAMEMHMIQRREGTHFTGGTPQNSFTFCDTVNGKFELPGEENGTSSTHGVYTLGSHANDNFGVREEATMMDNNGLSFGCAMEDMGITVTGEAPQMIDNNKMEVLENNIFIDQPVVVPHQWGFWTGEEHSNGDLVNENFEIQEGVDTTMDDNGFSFPYALEDTRIAKMEEAQMMVDKNKMVVLENNTCNDRPVVAPHQRKYWTEEEHKSFLYGLKVYGRGDWKNISKHFVSTKTPIQVSSHAQKFFKRIQKKASSGTKRYSINDVRLDDNDLLAANNSSAPRQALSFTGLNNNPSFKLQAPTSSFTVMNNLAQCSPSIYNQQVGQQPMWSDRKMMGSVGAVMDGVANDVPDGQQGSAYFYLGNV; via the exons ATGGATTCAATAGTCAACCAAGGGTGGACCTCATCTGAGGTAGAGGAGGCATGGTCACTCATTGCTAGCCTCAACACCAAAAAAATCGtgtatgacgacaacgatgacaagaacaagaagcACAACTACATCGTGAATTCTCTCCATGCACTGTTCCCTTCAAAGACCATGAAACAGGTAACAGATCTTTATGTTAATCTCGCCATGGAAATGCATATGATCCAGCGGAGGGAGGGGACCCATTTTACTGGTGGTACTCCACAAAACAGTTTCACCTTTTGTGACACTGTCAACGGTAAATTTGAGCTACCGGGGGAGGAGAATGGTACTAGCAGCACACACGGTGTCTACACCCTGGGTAGCCATGCAAATGATAACTTTGGGGTACGAGAGGAGGCAACAATGATGGACAATAATGGATTGTCCTTTGGTTGTGCGATGGAGGATATGGGGATCACTGTGACGGGTGAGGCACCACAGATGATAGACAACAACAAGATGGAGGTGTTGGAGAACAACATTTTCATAGATCAACCAGTTGTTGTCCCACATCAATGGGGTTTTTGGACCGGCGAGGAACACAG CAATGGCGACCTTGTTAATGAAAACTTTGAGATACAAGAGGGCGTGGATACAACCATGGATGATAATGGATTTTCATTTCCTTATGCACTGGAGGATACAAGAATAGCGAAGATGGAGGAGGCCCAGATGATGGTAGACAAGAATAAGATGGTTGTGCTGGAGAACAATACTTGCAATGATCGACCAGTTGTTGCCCCACATCAACGGAAGTATTGgaccgaagaggaacacaa GTCATTTCTTTATGGGCTAAAAGTCTATGGTCGTGGCGACTGGAAAAACATATCCAAGCACTTCGTCAGCACTAAGACCCCTATTCAAGTTTCAAGCCATGCACAAAAGTTTTTCAAGAGAATACAGAAAAAGGCATCGTCAGGGACAAAGCGTTACAGCATCAATGATGTCAGGCTCGACGACAATGACCTATTGGCAGCAAATAATAGTTCTGCCCCCAGGCAAGCCCTTTCTTTCACCGGCCTCAACAATAACCCAAGTTTTAAGTTGCAGGCTCCGACAAGCTCGTTCACAGTCATGAACAACCTAGCTCAGTGCTCCCCTTCCATCTATAATCAACAAGTGGGTCAGCAGCCAATGTGGAGTGATCGGAAGATGATGGGTTCTGTTGGAGCTGTAATGGATGGGGTAGCAAACGACGTGCCTGATGGCCAACAAGGGTCAGCTTATTTTTATCTTGGCAATGTGTGA